The following are encoded in a window of Thalassotalea insulae genomic DNA:
- a CDS encoding protein-disulfide reductase DsbD translates to MINKNNLVLAILLLVSLVSINFPVQAQSSVFDTSSSSLFSNEDEFLKPDQAFVFNFDQQGASLTLSFDIAEGYYLYKKQFKFTGEAVSFDPVALPTGIDHEDEFFGKQQIYKGPLRLTIPLKQVSTGGKIFIRYQGCAEAGLCFPPIIKTVELGEFNSTATSVLSALNQASQPTTLPLTTGKNANQGANKSEQYQLVEMLKGNNTFLTLIAFFIGGLLLSFTPCVFPMYPILTGIIVGQKDTLSTKKAFSLSFVYVQGMAITYTLLGIIVALAGAKFQAMFQHPIVLIVLSILFIFLALSMFGLFNLALPLSWQNKLNQLSNNQKGGSYFGVLAMGAISGLVASPCTTAPLTGALLYISQSGDIVLGGVALYALSLGMGLPLLILGSSGGKLLPKAGNWMNVIKNIFGLLLLAVPIFLLERFLPETFANILWIALLLGSASYFYVANQGTKANFWFGLRSLMIFLMMFYGANQAYQLIHSAPQTKVINSEHNKMFLIVGSLAELQQQVKQANSDGKTVMVDLYADWCIACKEFEKYTFPAPQVQQALSNTVLIQMDLTDMGSPETITMMKQFNIFGLPSILFFDLNGQELTEQRVTGFMGAEQFAAHINATF, encoded by the coding sequence ATGATAAATAAAAACAACCTAGTACTAGCCATTCTTTTGCTAGTGTCACTCGTTAGTATTAATTTTCCTGTTCAGGCACAAAGTTCTGTATTTGATACTTCCTCTTCATCCTTATTTAGTAATGAAGATGAATTTTTAAAGCCTGATCAAGCCTTTGTTTTTAATTTTGACCAACAAGGCGCTTCCTTAACCCTGTCCTTCGATATCGCAGAAGGTTATTACCTGTACAAGAAGCAGTTTAAATTTACTGGTGAAGCCGTTAGCTTTGATCCAGTTGCTTTGCCAACAGGCATAGATCATGAGGATGAATTTTTTGGTAAACAGCAAATTTACAAAGGTCCTCTCAGACTTACCATACCGCTAAAGCAAGTATCAACCGGGGGTAAAATTTTTATCCGCTATCAAGGGTGTGCTGAAGCTGGTTTGTGTTTTCCACCTATTATTAAAACCGTTGAACTCGGTGAATTTAACTCCACTGCTACATCAGTATTATCAGCGCTTAATCAAGCATCACAACCAACTACACTTCCTTTAACTACAGGAAAAAACGCAAATCAGGGTGCTAATAAAAGCGAGCAGTATCAGTTAGTCGAAATGCTAAAAGGGAATAATACCTTCCTGACCTTAATCGCATTTTTTATCGGGGGGTTATTACTGTCCTTTACCCCTTGCGTTTTCCCTATGTATCCTATTTTAACTGGTATTATAGTTGGCCAAAAAGACACTCTGTCAACGAAAAAAGCCTTTAGCTTATCCTTTGTTTATGTTCAGGGGATGGCAATTACCTACACCTTACTCGGTATAATCGTCGCGTTAGCTGGTGCTAAATTTCAGGCAATGTTTCAACACCCGATAGTGTTAATCGTATTAAGCATCTTGTTTATCTTTTTAGCCTTATCCATGTTTGGCCTGTTTAACTTAGCTTTGCCGCTTAGCTGGCAAAATAAACTCAATCAATTAAGTAATAACCAAAAAGGCGGCTCTTATTTTGGCGTATTAGCCATGGGAGCAATTTCCGGCCTGGTCGCTTCTCCATGCACAACAGCACCACTAACAGGTGCCTTACTCTATATTTCACAATCCGGCGATATAGTATTAGGCGGCGTAGCCCTGTATGCACTGAGTCTTGGGATGGGGCTACCACTATTAATTTTAGGTAGTTCAGGAGGTAAATTGTTACCAAAAGCCGGTAATTGGATGAATGTTATTAAAAACATTTTTGGTCTGTTATTACTTGCTGTACCTATCTTTTTATTAGAGCGCTTTTTACCAGAAACCTTTGCTAATATACTTTGGATTGCATTATTACTCGGTTCCGCCAGTTACTTCTACGTTGCCAATCAAGGCACTAAAGCGAATTTTTGGTTTGGCCTACGCAGCCTGATGATCTTTTTAATGATGTTTTATGGTGCTAATCAAGCGTACCAGTTAATACACTCGGCCCCACAAACAAAGGTAATCAACTCAGAGCATAACAAGATGTTTTTAATAGTGGGTAGCTTAGCGGAGCTGCAGCAACAGGTAAAACAGGCAAACAGTGACGGTAAAACTGTAATGGTCGATCTGTATGCTGATTGGTGCATTGCCTGCAAAGAGTTTGAAAAATACACCTTTCCTGCGCCACAAGTACAGCAAGCCCTTAGTAATACAGTATTAATTCAAATGGATTTAACCGATATGGGATCACCTGAAACTATCACTATGATGAAGCAGTTTAATATTTTCGGCTTGCCGTCAATCTTGTTCTTTGATCTTAATGGCCAAGAATTAACTGAACAACGAGTAACCGGCTTTATGGGAGCAGAGCAATTCGCCGCTCACATTAATGCCACTTTCTAA
- the cutA gene encoding divalent-cation tolerance protein CutA produces MYHVILSTCPSQEVAEQIADTLVKENLAACINILPQITSIYQWQGKIERDQEVQLLIKTKVELFPVINDRITQLHPYDVPEVIALDITQGSHAYLQWIDESLAK; encoded by the coding sequence ATGTATCACGTCATTTTATCTACCTGCCCAAGTCAGGAAGTTGCAGAGCAAATTGCCGATACCTTAGTCAAAGAAAATCTGGCCGCCTGTATTAATATTTTGCCTCAAATAACTTCAATTTATCAGTGGCAAGGTAAAATAGAACGAGATCAAGAAGTGCAATTATTAATAAAAACCAAAGTTGAATTATTTCCTGTTATCAATGATAGAATAACACAATTACACCCTTATGATGTTCCGGAAGTTATTGCTCTAGATATCACTCAAGGTAGTCATGCATATTTGCAATGGATAGATGAGTCGTTAGCCAAATGA
- a CDS encoding FxsA family protein, with translation MFKILFLLFIVIPIIEIAVIMQVGAILGAWPTVAIVILTAWLGAKNVKQQGIATIQSLQNKMAQGEAPSDEIVAGLLLLVAGVLLVTPGFVTDIFGLSLLVPQCRKLLINSVRSHLTVSNFGTGQSFSFHSQSFNSQHQGHTAFDNESPGAGEKLHKGKTIDGEFERKE, from the coding sequence ATGTTTAAGATCTTATTTCTGTTATTTATCGTTATTCCTATCATTGAAATTGCTGTGATAATGCAAGTAGGTGCAATCTTGGGAGCTTGGCCGACAGTTGCTATTGTTATTCTGACTGCCTGGTTAGGCGCGAAGAACGTTAAACAACAAGGAATAGCGACTATTCAGTCGTTGCAAAATAAAATGGCGCAAGGGGAAGCTCCCTCAGATGAAATTGTTGCCGGATTACTCTTACTTGTTGCCGGCGTATTATTAGTGACTCCTGGCTTTGTTACTGATATTTTCGGCTTATCTTTATTAGTACCTCAGTGCCGAAAATTGTTGATCAATTCAGTGCGTAGCCATTTAACCGTCAGTAATTTTGGCACGGGTCAGAGTTTTAGCTTTCATAGTCAATCTTTTAATTCTCAGCATCAAGGTCATACAGCGTTTGATAACGAAAGCCCTGGTGCTGGAGAAAAGTTGCATAAAGGGAAAACTATCGACGGTGAGTTTGAACGGAAAGAGTAA
- a CDS encoding co-chaperone GroES: protein MSIRPLHDRVIIKRKEVEAKSAGGIVLTGSAAEKSTRGEVVAVGNGRILENGEVRALDVKVGDQVIFNEGYGVKTEKIDGEEVLILSESDILAIVE, encoded by the coding sequence ATGAGCATTCGTCCATTACACGATCGCGTAATTATTAAACGTAAAGAAGTAGAAGCAAAATCTGCTGGCGGCATCGTTTTAACGGGAAGCGCTGCTGAGAAATCAACTCGTGGTGAAGTTGTTGCAGTAGGCAATGGCCGTATTTTAGAAAACGGTGAAGTACGTGCTTTAGACGTTAAAGTTGGTGATCAAGTAATTTTTAATGAAGGTTACGGTGTTAAAACTGAAAAAATCGATGGTGAAGAAGTATTGATCCTAAGCGAATCAGATATTTTAGCAATCGTAGAATAG
- the groL gene encoding chaperonin GroEL (60 kDa chaperone family; promotes refolding of misfolded polypeptides especially under stressful conditions; forms two stacked rings of heptamers to form a barrel-shaped 14mer; ends can be capped by GroES; misfolded proteins enter the barrel where they are refolded when GroES binds) has product MAKDVLFGNDARVKMLNGVNILADAVKVTLGPKGRNVVLDKSFGGPTITKDGVSVAKEIELEDKFENMGAQMVKEVASKANDEAGDGTTTATVLAQSIVTEGLKSIAAGMNPMDLKRGIDKAVIAAVEELKGLSTPCADNKAIEQVGTISANSDETVGKIIATAMERVGTEGVITVEEGQALTDELDVVEGMQFDRGYLSPYFINNQESGAVELENPFILLVDKKISNIRELLTTLEAVAKAGKPLLIIAEDVEGEALATLVVNNMRGIVKVAAVKAPGFGDRRKAMLQDIATLTAGTVISEEIGMELEKATLEDLGQAKRVVISKDNTTIIDGIGEQADIEARVGQIRGQIEESSSDYDKEKLQERLAKLAGGVAVIKVGAATEVEMKEKKARVEDALHATRAAVEEGVVAGGGVALVRVSDAIKNLEGANEDQTHGINVALRAMEAPLRQIVSNCGDEASVVLNEVRNGEGNYGYNAGNGTYGNMLEMGILDPAKVTRSALQFAASVAGLMLTTEAMVTDAPQKDSGAPAMPDMGGMGGMGGMGGMM; this is encoded by the coding sequence ATGGCAAAAGACGTATTATTTGGTAATGATGCACGCGTTAAAATGCTTAACGGTGTAAACATTCTAGCAGATGCAGTAAAAGTAACTTTAGGTCCCAAAGGCCGTAACGTTGTATTAGACAAATCATTTGGCGGCCCAACAATCACTAAAGATGGTGTTTCTGTTGCGAAAGAAATCGAACTTGAAGACAAGTTTGAAAATATGGGCGCGCAAATGGTGAAAGAAGTTGCTTCTAAAGCCAATGACGAAGCGGGTGACGGTACAACAACTGCGACAGTACTTGCACAATCAATTGTAACTGAAGGTTTAAAATCAATTGCTGCCGGCATGAACCCAATGGACTTAAAACGTGGTATCGACAAAGCGGTTATCGCAGCGGTTGAAGAATTGAAAGGTTTATCAACGCCATGTGCTGATAACAAAGCGATTGAGCAGGTAGGTACTATCTCAGCTAACTCTGATGAAACTGTTGGTAAAATTATTGCTACAGCAATGGAACGTGTTGGCACTGAAGGTGTTATCACCGTTGAAGAAGGCCAAGCATTAACTGACGAATTAGACGTTGTTGAAGGTATGCAGTTTGACCGTGGTTATTTATCACCATACTTCATTAATAATCAGGAAAGTGGTGCGGTTGAATTAGAAAACCCGTTCATCTTATTAGTGGATAAAAAAATCTCTAATATCCGTGAATTATTAACGACTCTAGAAGCCGTAGCTAAAGCTGGTAAGCCGTTATTAATTATTGCTGAAGACGTAGAAGGTGAAGCGTTAGCAACATTAGTTGTTAACAACATGCGTGGCATCGTTAAAGTAGCTGCAGTTAAAGCGCCAGGTTTTGGTGACCGTCGTAAAGCGATGTTACAAGATATCGCAACATTAACTGCCGGTACGGTAATTTCTGAAGAAATTGGTATGGAGCTTGAAAAAGCAACTTTAGAAGATTTAGGTCAGGCGAAACGTGTAGTGATCTCTAAAGACAACACGACTATCATCGATGGTATCGGTGAGCAAGCTGACATTGAAGCACGTGTTGGTCAAATTCGTGGTCAAATTGAAGAATCTTCTTCAGATTATGACAAAGAAAAACTTCAAGAACGTTTAGCTAAATTAGCTGGCGGTGTTGCGGTAATTAAAGTAGGTGCAGCAACTGAAGTTGAAATGAAAGAGAAAAAAGCACGCGTAGAAGATGCGCTTCATGCAACTCGTGCAGCGGTTGAAGAAGGCGTAGTTGCTGGTGGTGGTGTTGCTTTAGTTCGTGTATCTGATGCAATTAAAAACTTAGAAGGTGCTAATGAAGACCAAACACATGGTATTAACGTAGCACTTCGCGCAATGGAAGCACCTCTTCGTCAAATCGTTTCTAACTGCGGTGATGAAGCGTCAGTGGTATTAAATGAAGTACGTAACGGTGAAGGTAACTATGGTTACAATGCTGGTAACGGTACTTACGGCAACATGTTAGAAATGGGTATCTTAGACCCGGCGAAAGTAACCCGTAGCGCATTACAATTTGCAGCTTCTGTTGCTGGTTTAATGTTAACTACCGAAGCCATGGTGACTGATGCGCCACAAAAAGACAGCGGCGCTCCAGCTATGCCTGATATGGGCGGCATGGGCGGAATGGGTGGAATGGGTGGCATGATGTAA
- a CDS encoding GNAT family N-acetyltransferase: MIICETNRLRIRHCSKKDAEFIIRLLNEPSYIANIEDKKVRTIDDAIKYLNDGPIATYQKFGFGLYLVELKETGEPIGMCGLLKRDTLADADLGYSLLKQYWSMGYAKESALAVLKSANHDYGLNRIVAITKIDNLRSSGLLEKLGFSFEGMIEMYGENNKLFALNF, encoded by the coding sequence ATGATTATTTGTGAAACGAACAGGTTACGTATTAGACATTGTTCGAAAAAAGATGCTGAGTTTATTATTCGTCTTTTGAATGAGCCTTCATATATCGCCAATATAGAAGACAAAAAAGTACGAACAATAGACGATGCGATAAAATATTTGAACGATGGCCCAATAGCAACTTATCAGAAGTTTGGTTTCGGTTTGTATCTGGTGGAATTAAAGGAAACAGGAGAGCCCATTGGAATGTGCGGTCTGCTTAAAAGAGACACATTAGCAGATGCCGATTTAGGTTATTCCTTACTAAAACAATATTGGTCTATGGGTTACGCAAAAGAATCTGCTTTGGCAGTGCTAAAAAGTGCGAATCATGACTACGGATTAAATCGAATAGTAGCGATTACTAAAATCGATAATCTGCGCTCCTCTGGTTTGCTGGAAAAGCTAGGTTTTAGCTTCGAAGGTATGATTGAAATGTACGGCGAAAATAATAAATTATTTGCTCTTAATTTCTAG
- a CDS encoding LysR substrate-binding domain-containing protein, whose translation MNKSPPLKAIQYFSTTARHLSFSKAAQELCVTQSAVSHQVKLLEEFFNKKLLIRQGKRISLTQEGDDLNSVVRDSLQRIETVSNHILKEPETHLKIIAQTSIATEWLAPRIALFKQSYPDVSCYLTMESMAASFDAQEFDIVIGTWPTPDNFVSKKLRDEYWFPVCAPSLSAKINANQSASILTLPLYSSENGEDWQLWMQRQQLRRPAITKVEHFGLALLATKAALSGEGVALSNQFLAEDLIKQGKLVSFPQWRYQLPWGQYHVHYRQGSHYSNAIQYFVEWLQLQISSDRRAQC comes from the coding sequence ATGAATAAATCCCCACCTTTAAAGGCTATTCAATATTTTTCAACCACAGCTCGTCATTTGAGCTTTAGTAAAGCCGCACAAGAGCTGTGCGTCACGCAAAGTGCCGTCAGTCACCAAGTAAAATTATTAGAAGAGTTTTTTAATAAGAAACTGTTAATACGCCAAGGCAAGCGAATATCCCTAACTCAAGAAGGTGATGATTTAAATTCTGTCGTCAGGGACAGTTTACAGCGTATAGAAACAGTGAGTAATCACATTCTTAAAGAGCCTGAAACGCATTTAAAAATAATAGCCCAGACCTCAATAGCCACCGAATGGCTTGCCCCAAGAATAGCATTGTTTAAGCAGTCATACCCTGATGTTTCATGTTATCTAACCATGGAATCTATGGCAGCAAGTTTTGACGCACAGGAATTTGATATTGTCATAGGTACATGGCCTACGCCCGATAACTTTGTATCTAAAAAATTAAGGGATGAATATTGGTTCCCGGTATGTGCGCCATCGCTTAGTGCTAAAATTAACGCCAATCAGAGCGCCTCTATTTTAACGCTACCTCTATACTCTTCTGAAAATGGAGAAGATTGGCAACTATGGATGCAAAGACAACAACTGAGACGTCCGGCGATCACCAAAGTTGAGCATTTTGGCCTAGCCTTACTAGCCACTAAAGCCGCATTGAGTGGAGAAGGTGTTGCATTAAGTAACCAATTTTTGGCAGAAGATTTAATTAAACAAGGAAAGTTAGTCTCGTTTCCTCAATGGCGATATCAGCTACCCTGGGGACAGTATCATGTGCACTATCGTCAAGGCAGTCATTACTCTAATGCCATTCAATATTTTGTGGAATGGTTGCAGTTACAAATCAGTAGCGATAGAAGAGCTCAATGTTAG
- a CDS encoding alpha/beta hydrolase family protein, producing MHRVKIFCTLIVLCFGCQKNKTYDEWFVTSQQNNLAIQLFATKQHSKSNPIAIFVHGDGPSNNDSHGYYLPIINHLNAQGISAVSWHKPGVENSTGNWLSQSMNDRAIEVEDVINDLRQKGYRGSIGIIGFSQAGWVLPYINNTSIDFAALISPAINWQQQSAYQMMLRLIDKGVITENDLDAQAEILNLTDKEYQLFSQGFAAYQADDLHQHPYMPAPITDEARFNFISMNMHEDATAGLAQLNIPLLVLMGAQDTQVDSQNTLKVIQELPYADDKNKLHYRMFAQANHQLLHAEEFNGLSGIDWYLKFQLLQADAFAPDVLPSLTTWIKNITK from the coding sequence ATGCATAGAGTAAAAATTTTTTGCACATTAATCGTATTGTGCTTTGGCTGTCAAAAGAATAAAACATATGATGAATGGTTCGTTACATCGCAACAAAATAACTTAGCTATTCAATTATTTGCTACGAAACAACACAGTAAATCTAACCCTATCGCAATATTTGTTCACGGTGATGGCCCTTCAAATAATGACTCCCATGGCTATTATTTACCTATCATTAACCACTTGAATGCACAAGGCATCAGTGCAGTGAGTTGGCATAAACCCGGGGTGGAAAATTCCACTGGTAATTGGCTAAGTCAATCAATGAATGATCGAGCAATTGAGGTGGAAGATGTCATCAATGATCTTCGCCAGAAAGGCTATCGCGGTTCTATTGGCATTATAGGGTTTAGTCAAGCAGGCTGGGTATTACCATACATAAACAATACGTCAATTGATTTTGCCGCATTAATCAGCCCTGCCATTAATTGGCAGCAGCAAAGCGCCTATCAAATGATGCTACGACTTATCGATAAAGGCGTTATCACAGAAAATGATCTTGATGCACAAGCAGAAATTTTAAACTTAACCGATAAAGAATATCAGTTATTTTCACAAGGTTTTGCTGCGTATCAAGCCGATGATTTACATCAACATCCCTATATGCCAGCCCCCATTACCGACGAAGCTAGGTTTAACTTTATCAGCATGAATATGCATGAAGACGCTACTGCTGGGCTTGCACAGCTCAATATCCCCTTACTGGTATTAATGGGTGCACAAGATACACAGGTAGACAGTCAAAACACTCTAAAAGTGATACAAGAACTGCCTTATGCTGATGATAAAAACAAACTACACTACCGAATGTTTGCTCAAGCAAATCATCAATTATTACATGCTGAAGAGTTTAATGGTCTTAGTGGAATAGATTGGTACTTGAAATTTCAACTGCTACAAGCAGATGCCTTTGCACCTGACGTGTTGCCCTCACTCACAACATGGATTAAAAACATCACAAAATAG
- a CDS encoding methyl-accepting chemotaxis protein has translation MEFFRKLSVKFKILLIPAVGSIGFIIYLSISMYTSSVAVGLLDNAENVRFPLLQISERNLVLLDKIKKTLSDAVAEGEVDLLNEANNMAEQIKGNFKKAAGADRETASQLNELEKQFEGYYQLAYTMSLEMVNGTADFSNLAERSKEMSKKLLNLQNDLSKFQKAQMASFTSAFTQVNEKAEATINIGIVMAVITIALLFTVSVSISSAIRHNLAKVVESFKGIAQENGDLTVRIQTNTKDEIGELVHWFNLFMDKLQQVIKQIVDTAKPLAETASTVDDLSESSKNSAEQQMHTVEQSLLSVNEMSQSVASITSNAADAADAAKNANEEADKGHLVVNDTIEGIQELAENITESATAILKLQEDTNQVNQVLEVIKSIAEQTNLLALNAAIEAARAGEQGRGFAVVADEVRSLASRTQDSTKEINQILVQLQEAAQSAVLKMENSKNQVDSSVTRANEAGESLSAITETVNIITDMNSQIAVATEEQHQISTLLVEHVEDIKKRAEEATLGSEQMNKVSHRLSSLASEQEQITKLFKV, from the coding sequence ATGGAGTTTTTTAGAAAACTGTCCGTTAAGTTTAAAATCTTACTAATTCCTGCAGTTGGCTCTATCGGTTTTATTATTTATCTATCGATAAGTATGTATACCTCTAGTGTTGCGGTTGGCTTACTTGATAATGCGGAAAATGTCAGGTTTCCTTTATTACAAATATCAGAAAGAAACCTGGTTTTATTAGATAAAATAAAAAAAACTTTAAGTGATGCTGTCGCCGAGGGGGAAGTTGATTTGTTAAATGAAGCAAACAATATGGCGGAGCAAATAAAGGGGAATTTTAAGAAAGCGGCGGGAGCTGATAGAGAAACAGCAAGCCAGCTAAATGAGTTAGAAAAACAGTTTGAGGGCTATTATCAACTCGCTTATACCATGTCATTGGAAATGGTCAATGGTACGGCAGATTTCTCTAATCTTGCTGAACGCAGTAAAGAGATGTCCAAGAAATTATTAAATTTGCAAAATGACCTAAGCAAGTTTCAAAAAGCGCAAATGGCTTCGTTTACTAGTGCTTTCACGCAGGTGAATGAAAAAGCTGAAGCAACCATTAATATCGGTATTGTGATGGCGGTAATAACTATTGCTTTACTTTTTACAGTATCAGTTTCAATTAGTAGTGCCATTCGGCATAACCTAGCAAAAGTCGTTGAGTCATTTAAAGGAATTGCTCAGGAAAATGGTGACTTAACGGTTCGTATACAAACAAATACTAAAGATGAAATAGGTGAGCTTGTGCATTGGTTCAATTTATTTATGGATAAATTACAGCAAGTGATAAAACAAATTGTTGATACGGCAAAGCCTTTAGCAGAAACAGCTTCAACTGTAGATGATTTATCTGAGTCCTCAAAAAATTCAGCTGAGCAACAAATGCATACGGTGGAACAGTCATTATTATCTGTGAATGAAATGAGTCAGAGTGTTGCTTCTATTACCAGTAATGCTGCGGATGCCGCTGATGCGGCAAAAAATGCGAATGAAGAAGCCGATAAAGGGCACTTGGTAGTGAATGACACCATTGAGGGAATTCAAGAACTGGCAGAAAATATTACCGAATCAGCAACAGCGATACTAAAACTTCAAGAAGACACTAATCAAGTTAATCAGGTGCTGGAAGTGATAAAAAGTATTGCGGAACAAACTAATTTGTTAGCTCTTAATGCTGCAATAGAAGCGGCTAGGGCTGGAGAACAAGGGAGAGGATTCGCTGTAGTGGCAGATGAAGTGCGTAGCTTAGCATCAAGAACACAAGATTCGACTAAAGAAATAAATCAAATACTGGTTCAATTGCAGGAAGCGGCACAATCTGCAGTGTTAAAAATGGAAAACAGTAAAAATCAAGTAGATAGTAGTGTTACGCGGGCAAATGAAGCTGGTGAAAGTTTATCTGCGATTACTGAAACCGTTAATATTATTACCGATATGAATAGTCAAATTGCTGTAGCGACAGAAGAGCAGCATCAAATTTCTACTTTACTGGTTGAACATGTTGAAGACATTAAAAAAAGGGCTGAAGAGGCTACGTTGGGGTCAGAGCAAATGAACAAGGTGAGTCATCGTTTGTCTTCTTTAGCTTCAGAGCAAGAACAAATAACGAAACTTTTTAAAGTATAA
- a CDS encoding sensor histidine kinase, translated as MFLLICSALIAVAVKTDIERIKLDTAADFSSRVQQLDTTISHLEMMATILSQSMTYTVDYQDVSQKIDVLDYFNLGDGLYSLKYISENYQSSIYSKAPKTEEQRNRLELLVKTGAYLPHFLQEERIEKIAVYNKFPLAKLVYPNERKASQRKFQRELADGYWEYFWQNHQQQNIFWKLIQVDKGYKLSLTVSILDPENGLVGLIQFIFSQDIFDQEIYQPSGPDSLVFLSEISDQGLLIATTKYGKDEDSIGKAFNMQEGKKLPLQMVQLLQSLDDWVYQSSEYYLLSVPISGVFNLVYLTDARSFSFLASSLVKSGAFIWGALALIGLFVDRLIYNNLTKLKQKDDVLTEKNQLLVSTLENLEEAQKELIQKEKIVSLGHVVAGLAHQLNTPLSIAITAVSYIQDSLKKFTVKLDKGIKKSELATLLEKGYESSMLIGHNLDKATDLVDNFKLLAEDESEDELNQFNVAEYTQAVLQGLKPALEKRRIKSHINAERDIKIFNYPMSYTQIIVQLLNNAVIHGVDKGGNITINIYRKAETSGAYIEVVDDGRGIDKEYIDKVFEPFFTSKCVAEQVGLGLTIVHNLVLGKMSGEIKVISEKNHGCCFSIYLPSLI; from the coding sequence TTGTTTTTGCTTATTTGTTCAGCCCTAATTGCTGTTGCGGTTAAAACCGATATTGAGCGAATTAAACTAGATACAGCAGCAGATTTTTCTTCACGAGTACAACAGCTCGACACGACAATTAGTCATCTGGAAATGATGGCAACCATCTTGTCGCAATCTATGACATATACTGTTGATTATCAAGATGTTTCACAAAAGATTGATGTCTTAGACTATTTTAACTTAGGCGACGGGTTGTATAGTCTCAAGTATATTAGTGAAAACTATCAAAGTAGTATTTATAGCAAGGCTCCGAAAACTGAAGAGCAAAGAAATCGATTAGAGTTATTGGTTAAAACAGGTGCGTATTTACCTCATTTTTTACAAGAAGAGCGAATTGAAAAAATAGCGGTATATAATAAGTTTCCGTTGGCTAAACTGGTCTATCCCAACGAAAGAAAGGCATCTCAAAGAAAGTTTCAACGAGAATTAGCTGACGGTTATTGGGAGTATTTTTGGCAGAATCATCAACAGCAGAATATTTTTTGGAAGCTTATTCAAGTTGATAAAGGTTATAAATTATCTTTAACAGTGAGCATATTGGACCCAGAGAATGGCTTGGTGGGGTTAATTCAATTTATCTTTTCACAGGATATTTTTGATCAGGAAATTTACCAGCCAAGTGGCCCTGATTCTCTGGTGTTTTTATCTGAAATCTCTGACCAGGGGTTACTGATTGCCACCACCAAATATGGCAAAGATGAAGACTCGATCGGTAAAGCATTTAACATGCAGGAAGGAAAGAAATTACCTCTGCAAATGGTGCAACTGTTGCAATCATTGGATGATTGGGTATATCAATCGAGCGAATACTACTTATTGTCAGTACCAATTTCAGGTGTGTTTAATCTCGTTTATTTAACGGATGCAAGAAGCTTTAGCTTTTTAGCCTCCTCTTTGGTTAAATCGGGGGCTTTCATCTGGGGGGCACTGGCATTAATCGGTTTATTTGTCGATCGTTTGATATATAACAATTTAACTAAGCTCAAGCAGAAAGATGATGTGTTAACAGAAAAAAATCAGTTGCTTGTTTCTACGCTTGAAAACCTTGAAGAGGCTCAAAAGGAGTTGATTCAAAAAGAAAAAATAGTCTCTTTAGGTCATGTTGTTGCTGGCTTGGCACATCAGCTTAATACGCCACTCAGTATAGCGATCACCGCTGTTTCTTATATTCAAGATTCGTTAAAAAAGTTTACCGTTAAACTAGATAAAGGGATTAAAAAATCGGAATTAGCAACGCTTTTAGAGAAAGGTTATGAATCATCTATGTTGATCGGTCACAATTTGGATAAAGCGACCGATTTAGTTGATAACTTTAAACTGTTAGCGGAGGACGAATCTGAAGACGAATTAAATCAGTTTAATGTTGCTGAATATACTCAAGCTGTTTTGCAGGGATTAAAACCTGCGTTAGAAAAACGAAGAATCAAATCCCACATCAATGCTGAACGTGATATTAAGATATTTAATTACCCAATGTCATATACGCAGATTATCGTGCAGTTGTTGAATAATGCGGTGATTCATGGGGTAGACAAGGGGGGGAATATCACAATTAATATTTACCGAAAGGCTGAAACTTCAGGAGCCTATATAGAGGTAGTAGATGACGGTAGAGGGATTGATAAGGAATATATTGATAAAGTGTTTGAGCCCTTTTTTACCTCTAAATGTGTGGCAGAACAAGTGGGTTTAGGCTTGACTATTGTCCATAATCTTGTTTTAGGAAAAATGTCGGGAGAGATAAAAGTTATTAGTGAAAAAAATCATGGCTGTTGTTTTTCTATTTATCTTCCTAGTTTAATTTAA